The Cicer arietinum cultivar CDC Frontier isolate Library 1 chromosome 1, Cicar.CDCFrontier_v2.0, whole genome shotgun sequence genome contains the following window.
AGCAATGTTGGAACAATGAAAGAGTTTCATGAAGCTAAACTCAATGATACTGTTGATAATAGTAAGCTCAGAAATGGTTTATCAGTTTCTGAGGATTCAATGGGAACGTGGCTTCCACAGAGAGGTGGTCAATTGAAACCCGTTAATTTGAGTGAGGTTTACCGTGGATTCAATCTGAAGGGTTGGAGATTTCCTTTGTAAGTTTCGTTCTTTTTTTgtaatgttttggatttgtgtagTCTATTTGGAATTCTATACATTTTAGATTATGGCCCTAGCTTAATTAAGCTTTTATGTTACAAAGAGTTTATTatataagtgtttatgtataagctatttttataacaaaagacaaaataatgtcaaattgctttcatataaactataagctattttttataagttattctGGAGTTTTTGTAGAAATAAGCTGAAAGCGGCTTATGTACATGTCATAAGCTGTTTCTCATATAGTTTCACAAGCAACAAGTGTTTGTGTTAGTAGATAACTTCAAATAAGTTAATCCAACTAGACCCTATGTAGTGATCGATTGATATCAAGACTCTTAGggttgatttaaattttgatgtacTAATCTTGAGGATGTACAAGTACTTATTAACCAATTAGTCAATCTTTGTAAAAGAGTTGAGTCAACTTGTGGGACTTGATTATATACTATGCCTCTGTTGTATTAGAGCATATGCTATTTTGGTGTGGTGCTTCTCAAGTGTTGTTATATTTTGCAGTTTTCTTTGTTATCAGGTCTGGTTCTTTTGGAGATGAAGTTTCTACTGTGCTTGGTGGTGGTCTTGTACCAGGTTTGTTCCAATTTTCTATCTGCAGTGATATGCCAGTAACTTGAGACTATTGTACTTCTTTTTTTTCAACACATGAttgttttaaattgtaattgGGATTTTTCACACATACGTATAAACCTGGAGCATGAATCACTCATGTCATCACATTCATgtttatcattttaaatatcaaacctacaaaaaatattttgtttttatctatatttttctgtcaaaaaattcatatcTCTTCTTGTGTGATACATTTGCCCAGTCAGAATCACCTGATGCTTTGTTTACCATTTTGCATGGgtttagttaataaaatgtatttatgCATTATCTGGTACAAATAAGATTAAGATCTGATTAACATATTGTTATTTGTAATTTCACCAAGTATAGTCCGTCTGCTATGACTGTGTGGATTAATTACAACTGAAATAAATTTCATGAAGGCTCATGCTTTGAGCAAATTTTTTGCCTTCACTATGTTTGTCTGTTTGCCTTAATGAGCTTAATATTTGAGTTTTCATAAAAAGGCTTCCAGCTGATTGTCCGAGAAGTCGTGATATCTTTCGTAACTCAAGTTTACTTGATGCTTTGGTGCATAAtgaatttcttttttacttGATAACTTTATCTATTATTGTGATTTTGAAGGCTCTTTGAATTTGGTTAGTGGTGATCCTGGTGTTGGGAAGAGTACCCTTCTGTTGCAGGTATGcattattttttctaaagtGTGATGGTCAGTTTTCTATTCACGGACTTGTGATTTGTTATTAATGCTTGGTTTATTTGTGACGTCGAATTCCAAGATGGCAGCATTGATAGCAGATGGAAGCAATGGCGGTGAGGCTTCTCCAGTTGTATATGTCTCTGGTGAAGAGGTTTGCTTTTAATAAGCCTCTCATCAACATGCgattttttgaaattgttatttttcttttacttgTTTTACGCACAGATACATATAAACCTAGAGCATGAATCACTCATGTCATCCATCACATTTATATTAAACATTTAAAGTCTTAAacctacaaaaaaaaatattttgtttatatttatattagtctgtcaaaacatttttatgTTGCTTTGATTGCTCCCATATAATATTGGATTTTGgataagttttaaattttccTTACACAACTAACTCGCAAGAGTTCACTAGTCGAGTCTAAGGAACTAAGGAAGCTCATAAGGTTATGTAGACTCTCGAGTTTGACAACCTTTTCTAAATCTTGTATTCTGTATCGTAGGCAGAGATAGTCATTGATTTCATTTCACTGTTGTTGAAGGTGGAtaatgtaatttagcatttatCTCCAACTTTCTTTTGGGTCCGTGACACTCAGACATGGTGTGTATTTGTGTTTGATAATATGCAGAGCCTTCAGCAAATTGGTCACAGAGCAGATCGCCTTGGGATTAAGTCTGATATTTATTTGTATTCAAGTACGGATATTGAGGTATTGTCTTGGCTTCTGTTGATTAGGTTGCTGCTAgcatttttcttgttttttactcactttaatacatattttttaccataaatttattatcttgCACTATCAAGGAGTTTGTTCGCATATAATGTTATTCTGTAATTGACCAGCATGGAGCATTGTTTAAAGAAGTATAATAATTGTCTTCTTTTTTGTTGTCCTTTTTTCATGGTGTCAGGACATATTAAGGATCGCTCAGTCTCTTCCAATTCGGGCTCTGGTTGTTGATTCAATACAAACTGTTTATTTGAAAGGATTACCGGGAAGTGCTGGAGGGATTGTGCAGGTTTTTAATCTACCAGATTTAATTCTAgaaatagacttttaaatttatcttgGATTTTTTTGCTGTAATGAGCTATGGACATCCATTGGGATTGTTTTAAAGTAATATTTCATATGATATACTttgaaagtttatttaattaattaattaacttctACCCTTCTAGTATTATTGATTATTGTCAAAAAAGGATTTTTTTGTGCAAGGATTAACTCATGATGTAGTAGTTTTCTGTTGCTTCAATTATGTAACTAATTAATTGGTTAATTTAGTTGCTGAGAAGAATGGTTTACTTTCTCTAGTTGCatcttattattttaatctGCTCCTCAACCAGAAGCATGAAAATGCACTAACATACCTTTTTGTTTCTCAGTGAAGTCAAATGCTTGTTATTGGTACATGACTTTGTATAGGTCTGTGACAGGTGAAAGAATGTACTTCGGCTTTGATGCGGTTTGCTAAAACGACTAACATCCCAGTACTTTTGGTGAGCGTGGCCTCaatcaattttgtaaattatatttaagtggTTAATTGTATCTATATACGTAGTGTCTTGTTTTACATCATATCTACTTTTTTGAAAGAACACAGTTGTGGACATTTCCATCTTGTCCTACGGAGGATTTAATCCCCTCAGTCagtaaataaaaatcaaatgtgCTGGTACATTAATGGTAGAAATGTTTTTCTCTGTGAGCCTAAAACAGAAGAGTCATGTGATTGGTGTTGCTTGTttgtacatttacaatttatcCGTGGACATGTATAATGTATTTCAGTATGGCCTTTGAATTTGTTAGCATTCATGatgatcttttaattttttttacttttctttttgtttcatGTTTTCAGATTGGACATGTGACAAAATCTGGTGACATAGCCGGTCCTCGTGTTCTGGAGCATATTGTTGATGTTGTTTTGTACTTGGAAGTAGGTACCTTGTTACAGTTATCTTTCTTTGGGTAGTTAGTAAAGCTGATTTGTGTCTATGATTATAGTTTCATCTACCTGGCATGAAATCTTTTTTGGGATTCTTTTATCATTTCACACTCACACGCGTGCGTACACATataacacatatatataaaaatataatattaatcttACATTGTGAAGTCTTCATCAAGCATGTATTGAATATATAGTATTATATCATCAAAGCTACTTTATCATGACATGTTCATATAATGAAATTTTGATAAGGGCCGTTTATTTCAGTTTAGCAGCTTTAGCTGAGTAACAACAAATTTTTGCTAAATCACACTGTAATATGGGAGAAATATCCCATGGTGTCGCTGATGTTCAAAGAAAACTGAGTTGTACATCATTCAGTACCAATCTTTTTGAATTCTGCTTTTGCATTTTAGATGCCAATTTCCTCAAACTGATGAAACAGTATTGCACAAGACACACAACAATAGTCATTGAGAACAAATTTTTTCTTCCATTCCTTTGCATTTTCCCggtgaattttttaattaaataattgatatttatttttatgatattaaatttaaactaaaatctGACAGATTTGTTATAAGACATTCGCATTTTATGTGTATGTTACTTATAGTTTGACTCTTAGATGTCATTACAGTTTTCTCTTTTCTAATTGCTTATATTAATGCTCAGGGTGAGAGGTTCACTTCATATCGAATGCTCCGTGCTGTGAAAAATCGGTTTGGATCCACTGATGAGGTATATGCCAGGACTAATCTCTGTTACTTTAAGGAACCATTCTTGATAATTACTACTTTGTTTCTATCAGGTTTTGTGAAAAACTGTCTATTCGTAATACTCTTGGTATCTTGTACAGTGTGTACTAGCGTGGATGTGTTGCTCTTTTCTTATAGCCTATGTATGTTAGTATTTTATGTGATGCTTAATAATTTTGAGAATGTGGATATGTCTATGGTCCAGAATGATTGTATGCAGTTATACTCGAGGTGCTAGCTCAGTGGTAAGAGTTTAACCTTGTAATCTCAAGGTTTTGAGTTCAAATCCCCTCGGGGACAATTGTAAATTGACCAATAGTGTAACTTAATAAAAATTTCCTCCTTtcccaatttattttcttaaaaaagatTGTATGCAGCAGTCGGCACATCTGTGGCCGTCTGGATCCATATATCTACCTGTGTACCTTATCCTACTTATTTGGCAGTAGGTTTGAATCATTATATTACAAAGGCATGGTGATGTGTCACTTGATCTGATGTGCGTGAGACTGAATGTCTCTCTCAACTGAATTGATCTGATGTATCAATTAATTAACTAGACAGTATCTAGGCTTCTATTTTTTGTCTTCCTCTTCTTTAATCACGATGATCTGAGAAAATTGATGTTTGACATGTGTTGTCTTTGATTTATGTTAACAGCTTGGAGTTTTTGAGATGTCACAATCAGGATTTAAGGCTGTTTCCAATGCTACTGAAATGTTTCTTACTGAACAAGACCCTGATTCAGATGTTTTAGTTGGGTTGGCTTTTACTGTAATAATGGATGGTTCAAGAACTTTCATAATTGAAATTCAGGTAATTTTTGTATTGTCATTGTACCAACAATAATGGTAATGATCTTTGCTGCGATGGTTGGAGTTGTTGCCATGTGACAATGTCACGGGTGTGACTCATGGAATCAGCCTCTTGCAAATGCAATGAAAGGCTGCTTATATATATGTACAATGGGTTCTTCCGTGAAGCTCGTAATGGTGGGAGTTTTATTGCATCAAGTTGCATATTGATTATGTTATAATCAAACCTCAATAatatgaaatttgcattatttCAAATCCTTGCCTTCACTAAACTACACAAAATCCACCAATCACAACATCAAATTTTGctcaaaataaaagaaaatcccAAAACTTCCCCTTTAAAGTTTAAACCCTAATTTCACATCAAACAAAACCTTCAAATTGTTAAACTTCCACGAAAATTTTTActtctaaatttaataattattttttatcccAAATACATCATAATGCCATTAGATAGAAAATAAGAATTGAAAGGtttttaaattgaagaaaattgaTGATAGGACTAAATTTGcgattaatttatttgtattaatgTAGTCATAGCTTTAAGAatttatcattcttttttaCTTGGTGcgctaatattttaaaatcatctattgatacaatttaaatttttattgtcgCAAGCATCTGTGTGATTTATGAGGTTGACATATAGTtgtataaaaaacaataaactgACGAGTTCTCTTGGGATTTTGTTTTACATCAAATTTTCTCAAGAAACATCACCGTCACTATCACCCTTTTCATTTATTGTGGATATATTGCaagtagggatgagaatagacCAAACCGGTCGACAGAGGCCTACAGCCTAGCCTACGTCAGGCTcaggccagaccagacttttTTCTTAACAGATAAGGCCAAGGTTTCTAAAAAAGTCTTTTAGGTCTATTAGGccgacctatttaaataaatataaataatatttttttactactatattattatattaaattttgatctttttgttatatattcaacttttagtaatttacgcatattaacttcattaagtttttgacatatttaaatgtattattataaaatataatttaagtgtaatgtatataaagtcatattcttcaaaatgtgatgttaaatatcaaaatagaatttAGTTTCATTGATATATTAACTTGTTTATCTATTTACAAATATGTatgattacttattcaaaaatgttaaaatgaatTAGGCTTTTAAGTAGGCTAATAGGTAATACCAGACTTCTATCAAGGCTATAATCAGATCTAAAAAGTAAGCATATGACAGGCCACAGgccttgaattttttttgacagTTCAGGCTCAGGCCTAGCAAAGCCTAGCTCGGCCcagcctattcccacccctaattgCAAGCCAGTGTAATAACTGATGCGTACTGGAGCTTGGCTTCAGTACATGGTGGTGAGGCCTATGAAGAATCTTTACATCATTGTGATAATTATTGTGATGATTTTTCTATCTCCGAATATACCTGAAATTTCTTCATCTGTGATTATGTGTCTTGTGCTCATCTTCTCCTTTATTATTAGACTGATTTTAAATCTTGCAGGCACTCTGCCTTTTGCATCCCACGATATCAGGGTCAACTTCAAGAGTAGTTAATGGAATTGACACAAATAGAGCTAACATGATCAAATGTGtaagttattgttgatgatttatACAGTTGTACGGTATGGTTAATATTCTTTTTCCTTTATCTTAATGAGAAAATCAATGAAAGAAATACTTGAGTGGGATACTGATTTTcttctttaaaatataatctGCAGTATTGGAACTTTTTCAGTCGTGCATTAATTATTGTCCTGTTCCTTGAACTGCAGGTTCTTATAAAGCAAGCAGGTCTTCATATCCCAGTACATGTAAGCtgattaataaatttgatatatccTTTCAAGTTTGTTTTTCCTCTCTCAATGTATTGCGTGAGAGTGGGTTTAATGTGTTTCTGTTTCATCGTAATATCCATATCATGTCAATATTGATGTTTCCCCAAAACTAAGACCATTAAACAAAATTagataatgaaaattaaaagtgtGAATATGATCCGAGAAATATGTTGTCAAATATGGGAATGTGAAGACTCAAGACATGATATGCCCATCTTTTTTCCATCTCTTTAATTTATCGATGCCTTCTTTTGGTTTTTAGAATAATAATGAAGGGGAAGCAAATGGCTGAGGTGGTTTTTTTCTATTTGTTTGGCCTTATAATCTCAGTGGAATAGAAGAAAAAGACTTGCAAAGTGGTTTTGTTGCCAAATACTAAAATGTGATAATTCTAAATTTTCATCCTTTATCCATCCTATCTTGCACCTTGTGTCAGCATGCTTATGAGTATGGCCTGCTTCTGCTTTGAGAATATAGATATGCGCAGTGTGTGATTGTAAGTAATTTCAGTAAAACTTCGAAGGTATTTAATTGGCTTGAACTCCAACAAATAGTAATATTTACTTCCGGCTTGTCATTCTAACCTGTACAGCTCATTTTGAATTTACAGCAAAAAATTGAGAATTCTCTTGTCTTCCAAAATAATTGTCTGCCATGTCCACTATTTAATGCTTAAAATATAACTGGTGggaaattttcttctttttgatatttgtattcttattcttatgttctattttcttatcttttcttTGTACAAAAGGCCGTGCTTTTGAATGTTGTTAGTGGATTGACACTGACTGAGACTGCTGGAGATCTTGCAATAGCAGCTGCAATTTGCAGCAGGTTTGTATTCTAATTTCATTGAAACGATTTTCAATCTTGATCAGGCAATGGCTAATGTTTTTATGAGAATTGGCGGGGTTAGGCAATGGCTAATGTTTTTATGAGAATTGGCGGGGTTATTGTTAAGTGTTCACCGTTTCAAACTTCTTGTCTGGAGAATAAGTTAACTAGGACTATTACATGTGCACTTTCTTTTCCAAtataatgttttttgtttttttgtttcatttagtttttttgttttttgtttcaaGTTTCTTGGAGTACCCTATTCCAAAGGGCGTTGCATTCATTGGGGAAATTGGCCTTAGCGGAGAGCTTCGTACGGTGAGCATGTTCTTTCCAAAGCTAAATGTTCATTCCCGTCTTCAACAGTATAGTCACTATAGTGGTAtgctaattattatattataggGTTTAATGATAAGATAACATGATATGGCTAAGTCAGACACTGACTGAGTTTCGTACACTGTGCATTGGAGGTTGTGATAGGATGGTGGACCCAATTCGCTTAAGGCTAAATCTGGGTTGAAAAATGCTCTAGAAGTCTACTTTCGTAGACCAAAGACTAATTAAGAGGGAATAACTTCAGTGAAGCACAGGATCTGTCTAACTTGGGGAGAATTTTAGATGTAGAGTTTTGTGCTTTTCTTCACTTTTCATTTGATAATTGATATTACCCAGGGCCAAAGAGATTTTTCTTGGCTGTGAGCATTGCTCTTACAATTCTTTATTATCTGCTAGTATTTTATCTGCTAGTATTTTATCAGCAATGCAATGTCACCTTGTTAGATAGGAATTGTTTCCTTTGGTTAGGTTGACTGAGCTTGATTATAACCGTGCAATCTAGAGTAAAACCTAAGACATTGTCCTTTTGTTTCAAGGGATCTTAGTTGTGATGATGCTTTGCATCTCTAAAGATAATTGTAACaaattgttttgtttgtttatttatttcatcGAGCCTTAACCTGGTTGTTTGCTTATTTAATGATACAGGTTCCTAGAATCGACAAAAGAGTACATGCATTGGCGAAGTTGGGTTACAGAAAGTGTGTAGTACCGAAGCAAGCTGTAAAAGCTTTAGGAACTGAAGGTCTAGAAAATATTAAAGTAGTAGGTTGCAAGAATCTAAAAGAGTTTATTAACGAAGTATTCAGCAGTAAAGACGATTAAAAGAAGCTGCCAGTGTTGTGCAAATCTCTTTTCTTGTTTGtaagatgtaaaatttgacaCTTTCAGAAGTTTGTAAATATAGATGTACTAATTTTTGTTGTCTCGTGTCAATTATGTAATTTGTTGTTCCAAGCATTAAATTTTGTGAAACAACTCACCCATTTTAAAGGcattattgtaatttataactAGAACTTGATACACTTTCTTCTACTTCTGATATTTGGTGTTCTGTTCATTCTATTATTGCTTCTTCTGTGATATGTTGAGGATTCACAAAACTGGGCTGATGGGTTGAGGATAGTAACCTTGCCCACATCCTGTCTGTGACAACAACCCTCTTCGCCCCCTCATTTATAAGCTGCACAACAAAAGAATGTGTTCACTTGAGGTAAACTAACATTATAATACTGCAAGAATAGCActaatacaaaacaaaaatacagCAATGCAGAAAAATGTGTCAAATATGTTGCCGATCGAAATAAAGGAAGAATCTGAGATATCAAATATATGTTTCTTGCATGTTGCCTTTCTGCATATTTGCATTGACGGTGAGTTTGATTAAATTGTAGTAGGCTGCCATTATTTAATCAGAAGTTATACTTCggaatttcaacaaaaaaaatggtGTCCCTATGAATTTTGTCAAATTCATTGTCAATCAAAAAATATACACAAATTCTGGTAAATGAACATGCAGTAAATGACTATTTATGTTGATGCTGGTAGCAAAGTCACAATAACTTACATGAAATGGAATGTAACAATTTTTGCCATTAACTGGCCCCACTGTGAAGCCTGTGTATCCAGCCATTGCACCATGAACAGCACTTTGGGCAAGTAGGGTGCAAAACACATTATCGGATGCATTACTTGGAATAGCACGGATCATGTATGTAGGATCTgcaatacaatatttttttattgttcacAGCATTTTGTTctctaattaataaatatatatacagtTCCAAATAGAGAACTCACCAATGTACTTCAGATTTATAGccatttttttacattttgcaAAGTGATCCTACAAAATATTTGAACACTTAACtgtaaaaaacaaaagaaaaacagGTTGACCATAATAATAGTAGGGGAAAACTTTGAGATTTTTTACCTTAATTTTCTGAGATAACCACAAACCAACATCTTGAAACAAGTCATCGTTGGAAGCATCTTCCTTATTCACAGTAGACTTGTCATTACTAAGAATTAGCTCCTGACCTGCACCTTCAGCTATTACTATAACCATGTGTCCTTGTTCTCGCAGTCTTTTCTCAATGAACTCCAACAGTCCTCCTGGTCCTTCAAGGTAAAAGGGTGATTCTGGAATCAAACAACAGTCCACATCTCTGCTAGCAAGAGTTGCATACATAGCTATAAATCCTGCATCAATATATATCACCATAACAACTAACCATGAGTGCCAAGGATGAGAAGATTGTTctgaatttgaaattaaaatgacCAATACACCTTTAGCCTCATGGTgtaaataaatagagattaaaaaatcGTTATAAAAACCGAACTGAACAAGTTAATTGATTGAACTGTGACCCGACACGGTCTACGGTTCGGTTATTTGAGGGGTTTGATCATAGTTTTGTCCTAGTTCAAGCAGTTGAACCATTATCCAGAGATCTCGACAATTCGATATTCGGTTTGGTTTTTAAAACATTGTAAAATAcaga
Protein-coding sequences here:
- the LOC101498101 gene encoding uncharacterized protein; translated protein: MRLLRTIFIHHRRRHHLLNPKSVFSSLVSNSSAKIAQDDGESLHFNTSNQPTTSWSMYANVVAKQRINDNSDEEIEEEKPIESENGNMLNLKNRTIIRTTKRSSGKVKTQWVCCNCGFTAGQWWGTCPSCSNVGTMKEFHEAKLNDTVDNSKLRNGLSVSEDSMGTWLPQRGGQLKPVNLSEVYRGFNLKGWRFPLSGSFGDEVSTVLGGGLVPGSLNLVSGDPGVGKSTLLLQMAALIADGSNGGEASPVVYVSGEESLQQIGHRADRLGIKSDIYLYSSTDIEDILRIAQSLPIRALVVDSIQTVYLKGLPGSAGGIVQVKECTSALMRFAKTTNIPVLLIGHVTKSGDIAGPRVLEHIVDVVLYLEGERFTSYRMLRAVKNRFGSTDELGVFEMSQSGFKAVSNATEMFLTEQDPDSDVLVGLAFTVIMDGSRTFIIEIQALCLLHPTISGSTSRVVNGIDTNRANMIKCVLIKQAGLHIPVHAVLLNVVSGLTLTETAGDLAIAAAICSSFLEYPIPKGVAFIGEIGLSGELRTVPRIDKRVHALAKLGYRKCVVPKQAVKALGTEGLENIKVVGCKNLKEFINEVFSSKDD